The Mytilus galloprovincialis chromosome 2, xbMytGall1.hap1.1, whole genome shotgun sequence genome has a window encoding:
- the LOC143065195 gene encoding glycylpeptide N-tetradecanoyltransferase 1-like isoform X2, with protein sequence MADADSLYDMSSDQEQDLSAADADAEEDEVSEQGLDGVSRKKHKKYLKKRKHKDIERSSGDSDGQMMNDDDETHIPNANRLPVITSKSDQTSGMEADSESQGSGSKGSGEGKRDLENDAVLMNAGASGPISENAPDPSTLKLQRIQKAVELLTLSSQGAPKSMEEASKKRYQFWETQPVPKINEKIHASENQEIETDKPTEEIRQDPYSLPGGFQWDTLDLNDPLILKELYTLLNENYVEDDDNMFRFDYSPEFLQWALQPPGWRKDWHCGVRALKSAKLVGFISAVPANIKIYEKTKHLVEINFLCVHKKLRSKRVAPVLVREITRRVHTHGLFQAVYTAGVVLPKPVACCRYWHRSLNPRKLIEVKFSHLSRNMTMQRTLKLYKLPDTPKTPGFRKFTPTDVPEAYKCLKKYLLKFDLAPLFTEEEFRHWFIPRPGIIDSFVVERNGEVTDFVSFYTLPSTVVHHPVHKTLKAAYSFYNVSGKTPWFDLMQDALIIAKTMGFDVFNALDLMDNKQFLEKLKFGIGDGNLQYYLYNWKCPQMNPEKIGLVLH encoded by the exons ATGGCGGATGCTGATTCTCTGTATGACATGAGCTCAGATCAAGAGCAAGATCTGAGCGCTGCAGATGCAGATGCCGAAGAAGACGAAGTGTCTGAACAAGG ATTAGATGGAGTATCTAggaagaaacacaaaaaatatttaaagaaaagaaagCATAAGGATATAGAAAGATCAAGTGGGGATTCAGATGGTCAGATGATGAATGATGATGATGAAACACATATCCCTAATGCCAATAGATTGCCTGTCATCACAAGCAAATCAGATCAAACTTCAGGAATGGAGGCCGATTCCGAGAGTCAAGGATCCGGATCTAAAGGTTCTGGAGAAGGGAAGAGAGATTTAGAGAATGATGCAGTTCTCATGAATGCTGGAGCATCTGGTCCTATTTCAGAAAATGCACCTGAT CCGTCAACTTTGAAACTTCAAAGAATCCAGAAAGCAGTAGAATTGTTGACCCTTTCCTCACAAGGAGCACCAAAAAGTATGGAAGAGGCAAGCAAGAAGAGGTACCAGTTTTGGGAAACACAACCTGTTCCTAAAATAA aTGAGAAAATCCACGCCTCCGAAAACCAAGAGATAGAAACTGACAAACCAACTGAGGAAATCCGACAGGATCCATACTCATTACCAGGAGGTTTCCAGTGGGATACACTAGATCTCAATGATCCTTTAATT ttAAAAGAACTGTACACATTACTGAATGAGAATTATGTAGAAGATGACGACAACATGTTTAGGTTTGACTACTCACCAGAATTCTTACAATG GGCATTACAGCCTCCCGGTTGGAGAAAAGATTGGCATTGTGGTGTACGAGCTTTGAAGAGTGCAAAACTTGTAGGATTTATCAGTGCAGTTCcagcaaatattaaaatatatgaaaa aaCAAAACATTTAGTAGAAATAAATTTTTTGTGTGTTCACAAGAAGTTACGATCAAAAAGAGTGGCTCCTGTGTTGGTTAGAGAGATTACCAGACGTGTACACACACATGGGTTATTTCAAGCTGTCTACACAGCTGGTGTAGTACTTCCAAAACCGGTGGCATGTTGTAG atattGGCATAGATCATTAAATCCTAGGAAATTAATTGAAGTAAAGTTTTCACATTTAAGTAGGAATATGACAATGCAAAGAACATTAAAGCTTTACAAGTTACCTGAT ACTCCAAAAACTCCCGGTTTTAGGAAGTTCACCCCAACAGATGTTCCAGAAGcttataaatgtttgaaaaag TATTTACTGAAGTTTGATTTGGCACCTTTATTTACAGAAGAAGAATTTAGACATTGGTTTATACCTCGACCTGGAATAATTGATTCATTTGTAGTTGAG AGAAATGGTGAGGTGACAGACTTTGTTAGTTTTTATACTCTGCCATCTACTGTAGTCCACCATCCTGTTCATAAGACATTGAAAGCTGCCTACTCATTTTATAACGTCAGTGGTAAGACACCATGGTTTGACCTGATGCAGGATGCACTTATAATAGCTAAGACA ATGGGGTTTGATGTTTTTAATGCCTTAGATTTAATGGATAACAAACAGTTTTTAGAGAAGTTAAAGTTTGGAATCGGAGATGGAAACTTACAATACTATTTATATAACTGGAAATGTCCACAGATGAATCCAGAAAAG ATTGGTCTAGTTCTTCACTAG
- the LOC143065197 gene encoding calaxin-like: MSHHNSKRQEQTKLIEKLTKKHTCNFKKHEIEKLIYMYQELVKNSPPSYKIDRSKFRDLLHQHFEMTDDILLDRVFRAFDQDSDNYISQEEWVTGLSTFIDQTEPESVIKFCFMVYDLNGDGYISREEMFQLLKYSLVKQTHDEDSDESIKELVELILKKLDRDHDGRVSLTDFTTSVKEEPLLIEAFGTCLPSQKMRDCFRTLICEGQAKKL; the protein is encoded by the exons ATGTCTCACCACAACAGCAAGCGTCAAGAACAAACAAAGCTGATAGAAAAACTCACAAAGAAGCACACTTGTAATT TTAAGAAGCATGAGATTGAGAAATTGATTTACATGTACCAAGAACTGGTGAAAAATTCTCCTCCATCATATAAAATTGACAGATCCAAGTTCCGAGACTTACTCCATCAACACTTTGAAATGACTGATGATATTCTGTTGGATAGAG ttttcagAGCTTTTGATCAAGACAGTGATAATTATATCAGCCAGGAAGAGTGGGTGACAGGATTATCTACCTTTATTGATCAGACAGAACCTGAATCGGTCATAAAAT tttgttttatGGTGTATGATTTAAATGGAGATGGATACATATCAAGAGAAGAAATGTTCCAGCTTCTGAAATACAGCTTAGTTAAG CAAACACATGATGAAGATTCAGATGAAAGTATTAAAGAATTAGTAGAATTGATTCTCAAGAAATTG GATCGTGACCATGATGGCAGAGTTTCATTAACAGATTTCACGACATCAGTGAAAGAGGAACCATTATTGATAGAGGCCTTTGGTACATGTCTCCCTTCACAAAAA ATGAGGGACTGTTTCAGAACACTGATTTGTGAAGGACAAGCAAAGAAACTGTGA
- the LOC143065195 gene encoding glycylpeptide N-tetradecanoyltransferase 1-like isoform X1 gives MADADSLYDMSSDQEQDLSAADADAEEDEVSEQGRLDGVSRKKHKKYLKKRKHKDIERSSGDSDGQMMNDDDETHIPNANRLPVITSKSDQTSGMEADSESQGSGSKGSGEGKRDLENDAVLMNAGASGPISENAPDPSTLKLQRIQKAVELLTLSSQGAPKSMEEASKKRYQFWETQPVPKINEKIHASENQEIETDKPTEEIRQDPYSLPGGFQWDTLDLNDPLILKELYTLLNENYVEDDDNMFRFDYSPEFLQWALQPPGWRKDWHCGVRALKSAKLVGFISAVPANIKIYEKTKHLVEINFLCVHKKLRSKRVAPVLVREITRRVHTHGLFQAVYTAGVVLPKPVACCRYWHRSLNPRKLIEVKFSHLSRNMTMQRTLKLYKLPDTPKTPGFRKFTPTDVPEAYKCLKKYLLKFDLAPLFTEEEFRHWFIPRPGIIDSFVVERNGEVTDFVSFYTLPSTVVHHPVHKTLKAAYSFYNVSGKTPWFDLMQDALIIAKTMGFDVFNALDLMDNKQFLEKLKFGIGDGNLQYYLYNWKCPQMNPEKIGLVLH, from the exons ATGGCGGATGCTGATTCTCTGTATGACATGAGCTCAGATCAAGAGCAAGATCTGAGCGCTGCAGATGCAGATGCCGAAGAAGACGAAGTGTCTGAACAAGG TAGATTAGATGGAGTATCTAggaagaaacacaaaaaatatttaaagaaaagaaagCATAAGGATATAGAAAGATCAAGTGGGGATTCAGATGGTCAGATGATGAATGATGATGATGAAACACATATCCCTAATGCCAATAGATTGCCTGTCATCACAAGCAAATCAGATCAAACTTCAGGAATGGAGGCCGATTCCGAGAGTCAAGGATCCGGATCTAAAGGTTCTGGAGAAGGGAAGAGAGATTTAGAGAATGATGCAGTTCTCATGAATGCTGGAGCATCTGGTCCTATTTCAGAAAATGCACCTGAT CCGTCAACTTTGAAACTTCAAAGAATCCAGAAAGCAGTAGAATTGTTGACCCTTTCCTCACAAGGAGCACCAAAAAGTATGGAAGAGGCAAGCAAGAAGAGGTACCAGTTTTGGGAAACACAACCTGTTCCTAAAATAA aTGAGAAAATCCACGCCTCCGAAAACCAAGAGATAGAAACTGACAAACCAACTGAGGAAATCCGACAGGATCCATACTCATTACCAGGAGGTTTCCAGTGGGATACACTAGATCTCAATGATCCTTTAATT ttAAAAGAACTGTACACATTACTGAATGAGAATTATGTAGAAGATGACGACAACATGTTTAGGTTTGACTACTCACCAGAATTCTTACAATG GGCATTACAGCCTCCCGGTTGGAGAAAAGATTGGCATTGTGGTGTACGAGCTTTGAAGAGTGCAAAACTTGTAGGATTTATCAGTGCAGTTCcagcaaatattaaaatatatgaaaa aaCAAAACATTTAGTAGAAATAAATTTTTTGTGTGTTCACAAGAAGTTACGATCAAAAAGAGTGGCTCCTGTGTTGGTTAGAGAGATTACCAGACGTGTACACACACATGGGTTATTTCAAGCTGTCTACACAGCTGGTGTAGTACTTCCAAAACCGGTGGCATGTTGTAG atattGGCATAGATCATTAAATCCTAGGAAATTAATTGAAGTAAAGTTTTCACATTTAAGTAGGAATATGACAATGCAAAGAACATTAAAGCTTTACAAGTTACCTGAT ACTCCAAAAACTCCCGGTTTTAGGAAGTTCACCCCAACAGATGTTCCAGAAGcttataaatgtttgaaaaag TATTTACTGAAGTTTGATTTGGCACCTTTATTTACAGAAGAAGAATTTAGACATTGGTTTATACCTCGACCTGGAATAATTGATTCATTTGTAGTTGAG AGAAATGGTGAGGTGACAGACTTTGTTAGTTTTTATACTCTGCCATCTACTGTAGTCCACCATCCTGTTCATAAGACATTGAAAGCTGCCTACTCATTTTATAACGTCAGTGGTAAGACACCATGGTTTGACCTGATGCAGGATGCACTTATAATAGCTAAGACA ATGGGGTTTGATGTTTTTAATGCCTTAGATTTAATGGATAACAAACAGTTTTTAGAGAAGTTAAAGTTTGGAATCGGAGATGGAAACTTACAATACTATTTATATAACTGGAAATGTCCACAGATGAATCCAGAAAAG ATTGGTCTAGTTCTTCACTAG